GCCGAGGCTGTTGCTGAACATTATGCGCTGGGCCTAGAGGCGGGAGCAAGCATGGTTCTTGCCAGAACCTTGTATCAGTTTGCGGAGACGCTGGTTGCGCCGTATCTGCCAGGCCAGTCACTTGCATTTATGGGGGAACTGGCGGTTGCGGCGGCTTATGAGGGTATTTGCCGCAGGCAGGGGGAGCGCCAAGAGAAAATAATCGAGGCCTTGAGTCGAATGATCTCCGACCAGCAATCAACAACGCCGAAGGAGGAAGCCGAAGCATATCCGGAGGACTCCGGGGCGGGCCGCAGCTCAGTGGATGAGGACCAGGGTTCGATGCTGCTTGGGAGGCCTGGTGCGGATGTCGAGAGTGAAGATCTCAAGGAGCAGTTGAATCAAGGCGTGTTGAGGATTGGCGGGCTGGAGTTTGAGTTGAGCGCCGAGCTTTTTGCCTTGCTCCGGGAGATGGTGGCCGAAGGTGGGCGTATTCCTGCCGAGTGGATTGTCAGTGCTGTCGGGCGGGCTGGCAGCGGTTTGGATCCAGTGGTTAATGTTGGAGAAGAAGATGATGCCGAATCTCTGGCTGTGGGGCCTATGGCTTACGATGAGTGGGATTACCGGCGGGCTGGATTCCGCAAGCAGTGGTGTCAGGTGCAGGTCAAGCAGATCGTGCCGGTGGCCGGGACCTTTGTCGCTAACACCTTGGCCAAGTACCGGGGGCTGTTGATCAGTCTTCGTCGTCAGTTCGAGATGATGAGCGTAACCGAGGCCATGGTCATGCGTCAGCGGGATGGGGATGAGATTGATCTTGACGCAGTGATCGAGGCCGTGACCGATCTCAAGGCCGGGGTTTCACCGTCCGAGCGGCTGTATATTCGTCTACAGCGCAATGACCGGCAGATAGCAGTCCTTTTTCTGATTGACATGTCCTCATCCACCGAAGGGTGGGTCAGTACTGCCCTCAAGGAGTCCTTGATCTTGATGTGTGAGGCGCTGAGCGCTTTGGGTGACCGCTACGCAATCTACGGGTTTTCCGGTATGCGTCGCCTGCGGAGCGAGATCTTCACGGTGAAGGAGTTTGACGAACCGTATGACAGCATGATTAAGGGTCGGATTGCCGCCATCACCCCCAAGGAGTATACCCGGATGGGACCGGCCATCCGCCATGCCTCTCAGCTCCTTGCTAAGACCGAGGCCCGCATCAGGTTGCTGATTACCCTCTCTGATGGCAAGCCAGAAGACTATGACGGGTACAAGGGTGCCTATGCCATTGAGGACACCCGTCATGCTTTGATCGAGGCTAAGAACCTTGGTATTCACCCCTTCTGCATCACAGTCGACAAGGAGGCTCACGCTTACATGGCTCATATGTATGGCGAGGTCAACTATATTTTCATTGATCAGGTTGCTAAACTTCCCCGGAGGATGCCTGAAATTTATCGTAATTTAACCACGTAGGTGATTGTCTCTGGTTAAGATTCCGTGCCCTTCGGCTCCGCTCAGGGGACGGTTAGTTGGCCAAGGATCGTTCCCTGAGTGGAGCCGAAGGGCATGGGAGAAGTCTTTTGTAGGTCGGGTTAGCGCAGCGTAACCCGACCTTATCCGCGACTGAAGCCAAGGGACTCCATTAATGTATTATTGGTGATCTTGCCGCGATAGGTATTGAGCGCCGACCTGATGGCGGGATTGTTCGCGATGGCATTGTCGATCCCCTGGGCTGCCAGGAGCTTGAGATAGGGGAGGGTGGCGCTGGTGAGAGCGATGGTTGCGGTCCGTGGGTAGGCTCCGGGCATGTTGGCCACGCAGTAGTGGATGATGCCGTTAACGGTGAACACCGGGTCATCATGGCTGGTGGGGCGCGAGGTTGCAGCGCAGCCGCCCTGGTCCACCGAGACGTCCACGATCACCGCACCCTGTTTCATAGTGGACAGCAGGGCGCGGCTGATCAGCACAGGGGTCTTGCCGCCCGGCACCAGGACGGCCCCGACGACGATATCTGCATCGGTAATCTCTTGGCCGATGGTTTGAGGGGACACGGCGATGGTCTTGACGCGTCCCTGGAACTGCTCATCAATCCGGCGCAGGGTGGTCGTGTTTCTGCCCAGGATTACAGTCTCCATGCCGAGTCCGATCCCGACCTTGGCAGCATTGACCCCGACTATGCCGGAGCCAAGGATCAGAAGTTTTCCCGGCCTGACCCCGCTTGCTCCCGTAGGCAAGACCCCTGTGCCTCCATGGCACTGCTGCAGATAAAAACAACCCATTAACGGGGCCATGCGTCCTGCAATCTCGCTCATTGGCGCGAGCAGCGGTAAGAGGTTGTCAAGTTTCAAGGTCTCGTAGGCCAGTGCTGTTACCTTCTTGTTGAGCAAGAGTCTAGTGAGGGTGGGGTTTGGGGCGAGGTGGAGGTAGGTGAAGAGGGTGACACCTGCCGCAAGGTAATCGTATTCCTGGGGGAGTGGCTCCTTGACTTTGACGATTAGTTCGGCCTTGGTGTAAACAGTCTCTCTTGTCGTGGTTACAGCCCCTGCCTTGAGGTACTCCTGATCGTTAAAACCACTGCCTTCGCCAGCTCCGGTTTCAATCAGGATCTGATGCCCTTCGCTGTTAAGTTCTCTTGCCCCTTCAGGTGTCAGGCCAACCCGGAACTCCTCTGCTTTGATCTCTCTTGGTATCCCGATAATCATGCTGAGCCCGTTGTGGTGTTGATCCCGCTGGAACGATTTGGGTGGGACAAGCGAAGTATTATTTTTCCAAGGCTTGAAAACGGCGCATGAACTGGCGATCAATCAGATCCTTGATCCAGAAAGCGACCCGACCTTCCATGGTCAGCCATCCTTTGTGCAGTACCCCGTATCCTTCCCCCAGGTTGAAGATCAATAGGTACTTGCCGCCGGGGATAAAGGGCTGTAATGGGCGGCCCTCAAGACTGGACAGGAGGTTGTGGTAGAGGATCGGGTTTTCCCGGACGGCGTAGACTCCGACTTTGTCCAGTGGCTGGTCGGCAAAGTAGATGCAGTCGCCGCCGCCGAAAATTTGTGGATGATCAGCTGCCTGTAGGAAGCGGTTGACCAGGAGGCCGTTTTCAGGGCCGGTGGCAAGGCCTGATTCGCGGAACAGTGGTGACGGTGTGATCCCAGAGGCGAGAACGATAAGATTTGCGGCAGTCGTGCCGGAATCGGTAACGATCTTCTTGTCGCTGACTGCCGTGACCCGTTGGTTGATGATCTCAATCCCCCGGCGGGTAAGAGAGCTGATGACGCGTTGTTTGACCCCTTCCGGGAATCGTCCCATGAGACCGTGTCCGGCAAAGATCACGATCCGAGGGCGATGTAAGCCCGGTCTATTGGTGAGCTGTCTCAGGTTGCCGGCGATTTCGGCAGCCGAAGGGCCGCCCCCGGCAATAGCGATGGTAATGGGAGTTCGCCCAGCCAAGGCGACTACTCGATCTTGTGCCTGCTGGAGTCGTTCTATGGGTTTGACCGTGATGATGTCGGATGGGTCGTTTCCGGCAAGGAGCGTGTTGTCAACTTGGCTGCCGGTGTTACAGGATAACACATCATAGGTGACGGTCTGGCCCGAAGCCAGGTGGACGGTTTGGTTAGGGGCGTCAATCCGGACCACCTGATCCAAGATGAATTGTCCCCCCTGCCGTTCGACCACATGGCGGGTGGCGAAGCGGATCTCTTCCGGGCGGTAGGTGCCGCCCAGCATACCAGGGCCCATGCCTGAGTAGTAATGTTCAGGCGATGGGCCGATCACCGTCAGCTGATGGCCGCGTTTGATCGTGTCGGCAATATTGGCCAGAACCGTGAGATGGGCATGGCCGCCGCCTGCCAGGACAAGATGACCCATGGTGTCTTCTCCCGGTTATTTTTTAGTATGGGTAAAGGTAAAGACTCGCCGTTTGCCGTCGGCGAGCTTGGTGCCGACCTCAAAGGTGTAGGTTCCCGGCGTGGCGACAGTGACATCGGTGCCGAAGCCATCACCCATGAGCATCATTTTTTTGGGTTCCGACATGACGCCAGTTGCAGGATCGGCGACTTTGACCGCGGCTGCCCCTGAGGTAATGGGTTTTCCGTCCTTGGTGTCGGTGAACATGACCATCATGTGGTGGGTCTCTTTCATGCCATGCTTGGCCATGTTTTCACTGACATCATAGAGGTGGGCCATGGCCGAGACTCCATCCTGTTGAACGGCGTCGAGCATGATGGTGGTGTCGGTCCCTGTTGTCATGGTCGACATATCATGTCCTGTTTCTGCCCAGACGAGGTTGAGGGGAGTGGCAAGGGCAAGTAGAGCCAGGGTTGCGATAAGGGATTTTTTCATCATGATCTCCAGAGGGGTAGAAGTGATGGGGTAAAAACGACATTGTTGATGAATAATGTATTACTTTGGAAGGATAAGGGCAAGGGGCTATTGTCTGTTGCCCCATCTTGATGATCAAGTGCCATCTTACTCAATTTCGCGATTTTGTAGGGATCATAAAGGGGCGGACAGCGATCAATATTTTAAATAAGTTCCGCAAGTTGAAGCAGAAGCTCTATTGGGGTAATCATTTCTGGGCTAAAGGATATTGCGTAGATACGGTGGGTCTCGATGCCGAGATGATCCGCAAGTATGCACAATATCAGGAGATCCAGGAGAAACAGGTAGAACAATTCAAGTTATTCTGAGTTAGCAACCGGGACAACGCACCTCTTGCCCCTTCTGGGCCCGGTTGTTTATTATAATCAATGAAGAGAAAGTTGAATCTTTCACATAAGCGCTGAGACTCCAATTCGTACCGCGGCAAGGGCAATGAAGATAGCGAGAAGCATCTTTAGCCCAACTACCGGCACACGGCGGCTTAGAATACCACCCAATTGGGCCGCTGGGATTACTGCGACGACGATGGGCAAGGCCAAGGTCCAGACAATCTGTCCGGTAGCAGCCTTTCCTATAAAACCAGCCAGAGAGGCGAGAAAGACAATACCAAGGTTGCTGCCGATAGCGATACGAGTTGGGACCTGCATAAAAGAGGTCATGAGCGGAATGAGGATAAAGGAGCCGCCTTGGCCCACCAGGCCGCCCAATAGGCCTACCGTCCCGGCAACGGTCACTGATTTGGGACGGCTGAAAGAAAAGCATTCAAGATCAGGGGCATCGTTGTCCGTCCGGGTTGGTACAAGCAAAAGCAACGCTGCTGCTAAAGCCATTAACGCGAAGATTACTAGAAGCACTTGGTTGGCGACATATTGAGCCCCAGCTCCACCAATGAGGGCGGCCCAAAAGATGGTAACTCCCATCCAGGTAGTAAGTCCACCGGATACGAAATGAAACCGTTTATGAGCTATCATCCCCGAAAAACAGGCGGCAAGCCCCTGGACGATGGTGAGCCCCGCTACCACCTTCATGGTAAGGGGCTCACATCCAAAAAACGGAGGGACGTACAGCAAGAGCGGGGCCATAATGATACCGCCTCCGATACCGAGCAAACCCGAGAGAAATCCTGCGCCGAAGCCAAGTATCGCCATCAATACGAAGATATTCACTGTTTACACCAGCTCGATACCCACCGGTTTGTTCACTACCTCTCCAATGCGGACTGCGGCCTTCACCCCTGCCGTATGGAGGGCAGCGAGCAGTTCGGTTGCCTGATCACTTGGCACTGCCAGCACTAGGCCGCCAGATGTCTGTGGATCGTAGAGTAGTTCCTCCTCGGCTTCAGCAAGAGAAACCGTTTGAGTAAAATGATGTTTCGCTACCATGGCGCGGTTTGCCTTGTTGCTGCCGGTGGTTTCCTTTTTCTTATACATCTCCAGCGCCCCAGGAAAGAAAGGTAAAGCTCTATGCTCAACGATTATCTTCTGGTTGCAACCGTGGGCCATTTCGAGAAGATGCCCCAGGATGCCGAATCCGGTGATGTCGGTGCAGGCGTGAAGATCGAACTTAAGCGCCGCCTCCATAGCAGGACCATTTAGCGCCGCCAGGGCAGGTAAAATCTCACGTTCCAAT
This genomic window from Desulfobulbaceae bacterium contains:
- a CDS encoding sulfite exporter TauE/SafE family protein, whose product is MNIFVLMAILGFGAGFLSGLLGIGGGIIMAPLLLYVPPFFGCEPLTMKVVAGLTIVQGLAACFSGMIAHKRFHFVSGGLTTWMGVTIFWAALIGGAGAQYVANQVLLVIFALMALAAALLLLVPTRTDNDAPDLECFSFSRPKSVTVAGTVGLLGGLVGQGGSFILIPLMTSFMQVPTRIAIGSNLGIVFLASLAGFIGKAATGQIVWTLALPIVVAVIPAAQLGGILSRRVPVVGLKMLLAIFIALAAVRIGVSALM
- a CDS encoding pyridine nucleotide-disulfide oxidoreductase; this encodes MGHLVLAGGGHAHLTVLANIADTIKRGHQLTVIGPSPEHYYSGMGPGMLGGTYRPEEIRFATRHVVERQGGQFILDQVVRIDAPNQTVHLASGQTVTYDVLSCNTGSQVDNTLLAGNDPSDIITVKPIERLQQAQDRVVALAGRTPITIAIAGGGPSAAEIAGNLRQLTNRPGLHRPRIVIFAGHGLMGRFPEGVKQRVISSLTRRGIEIINQRVTAVSDKKIVTDSGTTAANLIVLASGITPSPLFRESGLATGPENGLLVNRFLQAADHPQIFGGGDCIYFADQPLDKVGVYAVRENPILYHNLLSSLEGRPLQPFIPGGKYLLIFNLGEGYGVLHKGWLTMEGRVAFWIKDLIDRQFMRRFQALEK
- a CDS encoding VWA domain-containing protein encodes the protein MVSEENGSADQALIERINQRLAMFLGDGVADWERDELAEKLADLTPDARAQALRHLPVVWPVSYALYYSVVGQAAKAATCLHPSQFSAWINTALDVYEADGLRQAQLFLESVEENFLCQIRGEAGVRLAEVEHRLLPYARSLLERDVTLAPSSLASFDTSTVFLPAAVEAFPTQAQNFLFYKFTITFLLALDRLGTFRGREDFNRPEEMHPVATFLDRFAERQLACDLFYLAEAIRITARLHHDFSGLMADVSALKSGLLRITPQVPEILDQGGLVMSLQRWVVEKVVGVFDGVSALPEAIAEAVAEHYALGLEAGASMVLARTLYQFAETLVAPYLPGQSLAFMGELAVAAAYEGICRRQGERQEKIIEALSRMISDQQSTTPKEEAEAYPEDSGAGRSSVDEDQGSMLLGRPGADVESEDLKEQLNQGVLRIGGLEFELSAELFALLREMVAEGGRIPAEWIVSAVGRAGSGLDPVVNVGEEDDAESLAVGPMAYDEWDYRRAGFRKQWCQVQVKQIVPVAGTFVANTLAKYRGLLISLRRQFEMMSVTEAMVMRQRDGDEIDLDAVIEAVTDLKAGVSPSERLYIRLQRNDRQIAVLFLIDMSSSTEGWVSTALKESLILMCEALSALGDRYAIYGFSGMRRLRSEIFTVKEFDEPYDSMIKGRIAAITPKEYTRMGPAIRHASQLLAKTEARIRLLITLSDGKPEDYDGYKGAYAIEDTRHALIEAKNLGIHPFCITVDKEAHAYMAHMYGEVNYIFIDQVAKLPRRMPEIYRNLTT
- the ald gene encoding alanine dehydrogenase gives rise to the protein MIIGIPREIKAEEFRVGLTPEGARELNSEGHQILIETGAGEGSGFNDQEYLKAGAVTTTRETVYTKAELIVKVKEPLPQEYDYLAAGVTLFTYLHLAPNPTLTRLLLNKKVTALAYETLKLDNLLPLLAPMSEIAGRMAPLMGCFYLQQCHGGTGVLPTGASGVRPGKLLILGSGIVGVNAAKVGIGLGMETVILGRNTTTLRRIDEQFQGRVKTIAVSPQTIGQEITDADIVVGAVLVPGGKTPVLISRALLSTMKQGAVIVDVSVDQGGCAATSRPTSHDDPVFTVNGIIHYCVANMPGAYPRTATIALTSATLPYLKLLAAQGIDNAIANNPAIRSALNTYRGKITNNTLMESLGFSRG